TTGGTCGTGATCCATGTCGAACCTATAAGCATGCACCCAAAGGATTGTTTTCAAAACATGAGGCCTCTCGAGGCAAGATAGATTTCGAATGGGATTCATATGTTGAAGCGGAGTTGTTAGCAATAGCATCGACAAGGGTTCATCTGGCATTAGGAGCTTTACAAGGGGAAGCTGGGGATATGGGCAATATGGATGTATCTGTCACCACGGCCAAATCTTGTTTGCGGAACATACACACTTATGGCTGAGAATTTTTCTTCAATGGAGGCAGACCGTACGTGCGAGCGAATAACCGATTCTTTATCTACTCGTTCACATGTCGGATGAGCCAAGGTGGCATGAGAGTGCCGGTTGATCGAGCCTGAGATCTAGCCTCGTCATCAACCCTTGTGGAAAACGTGTTGCTGCATGTCCAATAAAGGCCATATTAACGATAAGTCACAGTATCTTATTATACCGAATATGGCATTGGATTGACAGAATAACGCCCACCCAATGGTTAGAGAAGGAACTGGAAGGGTCGCAGTTGATGGAGGCAGAAGAAAGGCGTTGTGGCCCGTTGCGAGGGTTTGCTCCTCCCATGGCACTCGCTCGGCCGCCTTCTCATTCTCTTTGAGCTGATACATACGTCATCACAGAAAGGGGCCGTTTCATTATAGATGAATTCCCGAAGCTAGTGAtggtatatatgtgtgtgtgcatGTGTTGAATCTAATTTGAGCGCTCACCTTCTTGGATAACACGTTGTTTTGCTCCTGCAGAGATTTCTCCTGTTTgcataattcatatatatatatatatgcatttagTGAATGAGTGCAAACATCTAACCTtattaatatgaaaaaaacAATAGGTATGTTCTTGAAAGTTCAAGCCCGAGAGAATGACACATCTATGACTCAAGCACAGgcttataataataaagttCACATGCAttaatatataagtatatactCCATAATGCGACTTACCTTGATTTTTTCTGTATTCATcgattaaattgataatttcgAATATTAACGAAGAGGAACGGCTGAGAAAAAGACCACAGCATCCACAACTATATATACAGCAAGAATACTGCGATCcagaataattaataaaggaatGCACAGAACTACATTAAGGCCAGCTTTGAAGTCCATTAAAGTAAGTGTAATTAACAACATTACCTTCTTTTGGAGCTCGTGGATCGACTCATGCATCAGCTGAttctgcatatatataattaagattggcatcatattcatccatCCATTGCCAGCAGTTGATCACATATATATCTGATAAACCTAAACATCTATCCTCCAACTGATACACACACAATATATATTGCAGAGAGGAGAACAGAGAGTAATTATCACCTTTCGAGTCCGAATTCGCTTAAGAGCCGTGTCGAGCTGCTGCTCTAGATACTGGAGCTCTCTCAGGTTTAGAGGATCCAAATCTTCTCCAGTCAAGTTCCTAATATATAAGATTAAACCCCGGGAAAACAACTGGTAAGCGGCATCTGGATTGATAGCCCTAAAACCACGTCTACCTATGATCAACCAggcggggaaaaaaaaaaagggacaaaaagaaaagatctcATGATTGTGGCCTGCTATATCAAGTTCcacatataattttaattttcatgcaCAGGTGAGCTCAAACCCTATCACATGAAGTACACAAACTTATATCCCTGGTTGCGTGTGGATCCAGTAACATTATGCCGGTACTAGAATATATTTCGGTTAATACGAAACTGATACACAATCGACCGTGATGTTAACAATTAATGGTTGCAATATTGCTTGCCCAAGAGAGAGTACTTTACCTTATGTTCCTCTGCAAGACTTCAATGCGAGATAAGAGCTTAGGAGTCTCAAATGACCAGCTTCCCTGCACACAAAAATGCAAACATTTGTTAATTACCCTAATTATAGTTCATGTCATAATCCAACCTGTGCTTAGCTGCATCAACTACACTGATTTCTTCAGAAAATCAGCCGCTACATCAGAGTATATGAATTTAACATAGTGATAATGACAGTTATTATATTCTGTTGCAGGTTCAAAAAGCTTCTACATAATTGTTAATATAAGATGACTGAATCTATATCATTTGCAGCATAATTACTATAAGTCGAGCAAGCAATCACTTCTAAGTGCATCAATTTCTGGACTTTTTACCTGTGTCCGAGAAAAAAGAAGTTCAAAACTAATATAAATACATGAACTGGGACATAGATGCATCAAGAGTTGTGGCAGTGCGTAGCTTATGGAGattaatgaatgaatataatgTACCTGAGAACATTCAGCATCGGGAGCAACTACTTGTCTTTCTGCATATGCATATCTCTCGTACCGTTCCAAGATTCTCtccatgctatatatatatcaattagacaagaatatataataaagggTTACAATTATAaagcaaattaattaaatatataattcaacCACAACAATATTCTGACGTAATTGAAGTAATTAATAACTATGTTGGATATATAATTGTATGACTTTATTTGGGCCTTCTCTCAAGGAATAATCCTTACTAATTGGAGTCCCATCAAATTACATATTGTACTCACGTAATCATATGAATCACTTCGACTGGTTTTGCATATGTTttcagacaaaaaaaaaacttatcataaaatgaaaaagaaagaaaatttggaTTAAAAGAGACatctcaattattaatttcagtTTTCAGTACCACCAAAGAGCAGTGTGGCGTTGGAAGAATTTATTTCATGTGATCAAGGCTTAATTATCTGAGGATAATCTTTTGATCAAGTGAGAAACTTGTCCTTAAAATTTTACGGAGGAGCTTTTGATGAATCCGACATTCAATTCTAAGAAACATCATTCACCCGAAAGAGTTTACTTatcaaggaaaaagaaattaattgatGTATATTATTAGCGATATTAATCCGAATTAATTGTTTCTAATTTGCTGTCTAGTCTTTTGTTTATAGTAGACCtttttaaatgaaaagttacatcttttaatttgttatagaaacacatcttcttcttttttttgttataaaggaAGCCCAAGGcctttaccaaaaaaaaaaaaagaaagcccAATACTTAGTACAATGAAAGTGAAATCccaaataactaataaaagagtACCGGTAGACATCTTTTATTTTGCTATCAAGCCTTTTGTTTATTGTAGacttttttaaatgaaaagttacatcttttaatttgttatagaaacacatcttttattttttttcggttacaaatgAGGTCTATGaatcctaaataactaataaaggggcacggatAATTCCATTAGATATTGAACTTGTGACCTCAAGTTCGACAAGCGAGGACGTATGACTGCACTACACCAAGTGGTGGTGATGTATATATCCCTCAATTCCTAAACTATAGGGCCCCAAAACGATAATGCCTTTAGAAAGGTATAATAAATAGTAGAATCTAGTCTATATATAATCCACCCCGAaacattataattatattagacATAACATAAAACATATGATGAAAGAAGGTtcacataaaaaagaaaaaagaaaaaaaaaagaagacagAACAATAGAGTAATATCATGGTTAGCATTTATGCAATCTatctacatataatatataaaagtggaAGAGCAAAATTATGGAAGCTCTATTTGAGAACCCTTAACTCCTAGTAAGGATGTTCTCGATTGCTCGAATCACTCAACTTCATAATCCTCAGTTCCACGTGAATtgacttttcatttttaattaaacgaatttatattatattttattgatgtTATATTcaacaaatttttaaaatttgtcaAGATTATTtgcatgtaataatatataataaattatttttgaaaaattaaaaattttctcgataatcgaaaaaaattcattgaaatATGTGATATGCTTCAAGTTCAATGTGTTAAATTCTTTATAAATACCCGacaaatttcattttatcCATCGCCTTTCTGTTTGCTATGCTTTTTCTTAAGTACTTATACATATTACATGATTAAAGTCTTTTTATAAGCATATTATTTGCTTTATCTGTTTAAAGTATGTGTTTATTTATTGTGATCAAGCTTTTATTTATGTGGCtgcatttttttatatctttttatctatattcatttgtaaatcGCATGTGGTGAttatctattttgtaaaaaaagataaaaaattatcgCGTAGTGCGCGGAGATCAACTAATAACCTATGAAAATAGTTCATCATATTGGTTTAGAAGCCAAAATAAGAATAGACTGATCACAAGTTGCACATGCCTCGAATACATATGTACTGATAGCTTAGAATCGTCTTATTTGCCgatttaactttttattaattattatttttggcaGAACGCAGCAAATAGTAAAAGAAACCTTTCATAGCGAGGTATTTAACCGATATATGGTGGTCGGACAAAAAAATCCGGCTTTCATATGATATAAAACTTCATATGTCTATTTACTTATcaacaaggaaaaaagaacaatttcattatatttgtCGTACGCGGTTCTTAAGATTTTTGATAAATGCATACATTTGGCCCCTTAAGGACCTCACCTCCCCAAAGTTCAATTTCTGGGTCCGTCCCTGGTAGTATATATAAGTACTGTTTTGTCATATAATTAAGTATGttcagacatatatatatatatatatatatctaagaaAGGAATTAGACTTTTATCCGCAAGATAAAAATCTTATTATGGTGACTTTCAACTTTTGAAGACACATATAACAAGCTTAGAGCCTTCTGACTGTGCCCCTGCACTATTCagttcttaatatatatatagcttaaAGAAAGCTAAAATACCAAAATTTCAGACAAGGCAGGCAAgcaatatacatacatacatatatatacacatatatatatatatatatactcatgAACGTATAATCTATAGGTATATAGATACATTTCAAATCAAAAGGGCTTACAACATTTATTCCCTGAATTCTAGAACCTAATATAGGGGGTCTGATGCATCTAGCTAGCTATGACAGAAGTGTACCTGTTAGTTCCACTGCTGGGAAATTCACTAGACTGAAGAAGTCCTCTAATATATACGCATTCCATCCCATACTATTAaaattctattaattaatcagcAAAGGTTACCGCATGTGGTTAGAACGTGCGTAAGTTTTGTGAGTAGATCACAAGGTTGTAGTTTCGAACCCCCTTGCACGCGTAGCCCTTGGTGAGGCCACCCACACATGTGCTTGCACATGGACTTACTTAGATCAATGGGCTTGTGAGATGTTCACGAGTCCGAAGAGAATAAACTCCtcgttataaaaaaaaaatctattaattagCGTTCAAATCATAATCTAGGATTATTTGCCATCAGCTTAAGTTATAATAAGCCGGATCATGTATATTCATCataaatatgatatatgataATAGATCCATTGCAATATATTTTGCAATAGTTACAAActaatattgattttttttatataataagtgTTATAAACTATTGTGTTCAACAATGAGTGTGAGCATGAACGTTTAGAAAAGTTCCTTAATTAATCTTTCTTCTAAATCTCTGGATATAAACAGGGAGCAAATTGTTCTGTTAACGGTCTTAGCCTCTTCTGCTAgcaaattattcttttttcatatGAGTGAGCATTGtgaacatatacatatatatttatatacatatataataatgcaAATTATCTCTAGAGGacacaacttttttttttggtaataagAGAGGTGCACATAAACCTGGCATAAGAttagaaaataaatcaaaataaaagaatataagtTTCACTGGTGAGAATTGAATTCATAATTTCTTAATATCAACTTCTTGTACCATTATATTAAGATCCCTTCCTTGaacacaaaaattttaaagaaatacaCAATCAAATTTACTGCTATGCTTTACGAAGAAAAGGGGGCAAAAAGGCTGGCCAActaacatttatatatatatatatatatatattgaaataaaagaTATGCTCTCAACCTTACAAATGATCCATAGATATACTCTTCCTCAttaatgtatttgaaaataGCACGATCTTTTCCTATACAATATACatgaaatcaaattaaaacCTAGGATTTTGAGTGATAACCAATTTAGACtatcttttttattcattaacGGTGAATTATTGTTCTCTTAATTTGCAGCACTTTTcagaaaataaacaaacatgATTGACAGGAGGCCTAGTAAGCTAATATCTCATATATATGCACCAAAACAAAAAGACATCGGGCAGAGAGAGTGTGAGGGCACAATACTAGGTTACAAGCCCCAAATATGACACAGTGCTCTAGGTTTTTTCCCTTATATTCGACCAACTACaacccaaattttttttttccttttcctttatagtgattttaattaatgacTTCAACatccttgattttttttcattttaaattttccctATTCATGTGAAGAAGGCACTGTTAAATTCTGGGAACTGTACTTCAAGTGATCAAATCACAAAGTACAATATTACTGATCCATCTGGCCCCTAAAAAATATGAACGAGTTAATTATAAAGTCTCTGATCTATcagagacaaaaaaaaatccaacttTTACCATGACAAAGAGAAGAGTCATCATCTATCAGTatagtgtgtgtgtatatatatatatatatgtatggataTGTTTCCATATGATTATATATGCACCTAAATCGACAAAGATCCTTAGTACATAAGAATACACGCAcagtatatatcatatatgtatatgaacaTAGATATGGTGTTTGTGTGTGTTTGCTCGACTCATTTAATTAGGTTTTCTCTCTGTATACTGCGATCCTTTTCCTCTTAGATAGCTCGGTGGAGAATGAACAATCATATATATCCCTTGGTAATTAGCTTAGACCACGCATCAGAAGATAAAATTGGTAAtaataaacatgcaaaatttcgtaggaaatatataaaataacgTGAATCACATATTTTCGGCACAAAACATCTAATGAgcatataatttaattaacaaGATCGGTTCCATATATATccaatggaaaaaaaatgaacatattATATGGTGAAAAACGACGGCCTTTGATTTTTCGAATGACAGAAAATGCAAGCAAGTAATTAGTTCTTATCTTACCATGAATCAGTGGAGTACTCAAAGAGCTTGCCTTTGGTGGAGAAGACAATCAAGGCGACATCGGCGTCGCACAGCACAGAGATCTCATGGGCCTTCTTGAGGAGCCCCGTCCTCCGCTTGGAGAATGTCACTTGTCGGCTGATCTTGTTCTCAATCCGCTTCAGCTGAACCCTCCCTCTCCCCATGatgatatgtatatgtgtagctagctagctagctagctagctatatATCTCAAATTCAATTCAGGAGTTGCGCCCTCAAACTACACTAATCAATTCCCTTCTGGTCTTGAAGTATATAATCAAGGAGGAATTAAACTCAAGCTGATGAAACCCTAGATAAAGATTGAGTGCCCATTACCACTATCATATTTATCCTGTAGCTTGAGGAGGGGAAAGAAGAAAGCAAAAGAGTGGGATGGGAGCTCATGAAGGAAATACTAATAagaagagggagggagggagagagggggCTACAAGGCTTG
The sequence above is drawn from the Punica granatum isolate Tunisia-2019 chromosome 5, ASM765513v2, whole genome shotgun sequence genome and encodes:
- the LOC116208138 gene encoding truncated transcription factor CAULIFLOWER A-like — protein: MGRGRVQLKRIENKISRQVTFSKRRTGLLKKAHEISVLCDADVALIVFSTKGKLFEYSTDSCMERILERYERYAYAERQVVAPDAECSQGSWSFETPKLLSRIEVLQRNIRNLTGEDLDPLNLRELQYLEQQLDTALKRIRTRKNQLMHESIHELQKKEKSLQEQNNVLSKKLKENEKAAERVPWEEQTLATGHNAFLLPPSTATLPVPSLTIGNTFSTRVDDEARSQARSTGTLMPPWLIRHVNE